A single window of Brevundimonas naejangsanensis DNA harbors:
- a CDS encoding MBL fold metallo-hydrolase, protein MRRDAVTDAPIDPARDHARDHAREVIETALTNPAQRPVVKSFFDPATFTVSHVVRDPGSNACAIIDSVLDYDQAAGRTSTASADALIAYVEAEDLEVQWLLETHAHADHLSAAPYLQERLGGRLAIGRDIIKVQDVFGKVFNEGTEFRRDGSQFDQLFDDGDRFAIGGLQATVLHVPGHTPACLAYVIGDAVFPGDTLFMPDYGTARCDFPGGDARTLYRSIQRLLSLPPAARVFLCHDYKAPPARTEFAWETTISAQREGNIHVRDGVTEDEFVAMRTARDATLSMPRLILPSVQVNMNGGRMPEPEDNGVRYLKVPINAL, encoded by the coding sequence ATGCGGAGAGACGCCGTGACCGACGCCCCCATCGACCCCGCCCGCGATCATGCCCGTGATCACGCCAGGGAAGTGATCGAGACCGCCCTGACGAACCCGGCCCAGCGCCCCGTGGTCAAATCCTTCTTCGACCCCGCCACCTTCACCGTCAGCCATGTGGTGCGCGACCCCGGCTCGAACGCCTGCGCCATCATCGACAGCGTGCTGGACTATGATCAGGCCGCGGGCCGCACCTCGACCGCCTCGGCCGACGCCCTGATCGCCTATGTCGAAGCCGAGGACCTTGAGGTTCAGTGGCTGCTGGAGACGCACGCCCACGCCGATCACCTGTCGGCCGCGCCCTATCTGCAGGAGCGCCTCGGCGGCCGTCTGGCCATCGGCCGCGACATCATCAAGGTGCAGGACGTCTTCGGCAAAGTCTTCAACGAGGGGACCGAGTTCCGCCGCGACGGCAGCCAGTTCGACCAGCTGTTTGACGACGGCGACCGCTTCGCCATCGGCGGGCTTCAGGCCACGGTGCTGCACGTGCCCGGCCACACCCCGGCCTGTCTGGCCTATGTGATCGGCGACGCCGTCTTCCCCGGCGACACCCTGTTCATGCCCGACTACGGCACGGCGCGCTGCGACTTCCCCGGCGGCGACGCGCGGACGCTGTATCGCTCGATCCAGCGGCTGCTGTCCCTGCCCCCGGCGGCGCGCGTCTTCCTGTGCCACGACTACAAGGCGCCGCCCGCCCGCACCGAGTTCGCGTGGGAGACGACCATCAGCGCCCAGCGCGAGGGCAATATCCACGTCCGCGACGGCGTGACCGAGGATGAGTTCGTCGCCATGCGCACCGCTCGCGACGCCACTCTGTCCATGCCGCGCCTGATCCTGCCTTCGGTTCAGGTCAATATGAACGGCGGCCGGATGCCCGAGCCTGAAGACAACGGCGTCCGCTATCTGAAAGTGCCCATCAACGCGCTCTAA
- a CDS encoding amidohydrolase: MKPLPALAALASDMTAWRRDFHAHPELSGEESRTAKIVFDALKDMGLSPEGGIGGAGVVAVVQGREPGPSIGLRADMDALPMNDDSGAEHASTKPGVSHACGHDGHTATLLGVARYLSANPPARGRVVLIFQPAEENGLGAKAMIDDGLFDRYPCDEIYAYHNMPLLPFGEAAVRPGATLNGYKIWEIDIQGVGGHGAAPHKTKDPLQAAVRVASEISSIIGRHVDPMEPALFTVTKLQAGASHNVVPHEASLAGTLRATSPEVIETMWSQLQAICDGVARMTGCTLTVTEIAGVPPCINAPAQAAIAADACAAVLGADKVLRDLKPYPFTDDFAYMLQHAPGAYMFFGQGGPMVHQTVYDFNDAVLPVASSIFARIVEDRLS, encoded by the coding sequence ATGAAGCCCCTGCCCGCCCTCGCCGCCCTCGCCTCGGACATGACCGCCTGGCGTCGGGATTTCCACGCCCACCCCGAGCTCTCGGGCGAGGAAAGCCGCACGGCGAAGATCGTCTTCGACGCCCTTAAGGACATGGGCCTGTCGCCCGAAGGCGGCATCGGCGGCGCGGGCGTCGTGGCGGTGGTTCAGGGACGCGAGCCCGGCCCCTCCATCGGCCTGCGCGCCGACATGGATGCCCTGCCCATGAACGACGACAGCGGCGCCGAGCACGCCTCGACCAAGCCCGGCGTCTCGCACGCCTGCGGCCACGACGGCCACACGGCGACCCTGCTGGGCGTCGCCCGTTACCTGAGCGCCAATCCGCCTGCGCGCGGCCGCGTGGTGCTGATCTTCCAGCCCGCCGAAGAGAACGGCCTGGGCGCCAAGGCCATGATCGACGACGGCCTATTCGACCGCTATCCGTGCGACGAAATCTACGCCTATCACAACATGCCCCTGCTGCCGTTCGGCGAGGCGGCGGTGCGTCCGGGCGCGACCCTGAACGGCTACAAGATCTGGGAGATCGACATTCAGGGCGTCGGCGGCCACGGCGCGGCCCCGCACAAGACCAAGGACCCGCTGCAGGCGGCCGTCCGCGTCGCCTCGGAAATCTCGTCCATCATCGGCCGTCATGTCGATCCGATGGAGCCGGCCCTGTTCACCGTCACCAAGCTGCAGGCGGGCGCCTCGCACAACGTCGTGCCGCACGAAGCCAGCCTGGCCGGCACCCTGCGCGCCACCTCGCCCGAGGTGATCGAAACCATGTGGAGCCAGCTTCAGGCCATCTGCGACGGCGTCGCCCGCATGACCGGTTGCACCCTCACCGTGACGGAAATCGCCGGCGTGCCGCCCTGCATCAACGCCCCGGCTCAGGCCGCCATCGCCGCCGACGCCTGCGCCGCCGTGCTGGGCGCGGACAAGGTGCTGCGCGATCTGAAGCCTTATCCCTTCACCGACGACTTCGCCTATATGCTGCAGCACGCGCCGGGGGCCTATATGTTCTTCGGCCAGGGCGGACCGATGGTCCACCAGACGGTCTATGACTTCAACGACGCCGTCCTGCCCGTCGCCTCGTCGATCTTCGCCCGCATCGTCGAAGACCGCCTGAGCTGA
- the metH gene encoding methionine synthase, whose translation MRPVFINVGERTNVTGSAKFKKLIIAGDYPAALSVARQQVEAGAQIIDVNMDEGLLDGPAAMRTFLNLIAAEPDIARVPIMIDSSKWEVIEAGLKCVQGKPIVNSISMKEGEDAFRHHAVQCLRYGAAVVVMAFDEVGQADTAARKIEICTRAYNILVNEVGFPPEDIIFDPNIFAVATGIEEHDNYAVDFIEATRVIKATLSHARVSGGVSNVSFSFRGNEPVRRAIHSVFLYHAINAGLDMGIVNAGDLPVYDDIDAELREAVEDVILNRPQRTNVSNTERLVDMAPRYKGEKGAAKVVDLRWRDAPVAKRIEHALVHGITDYIVEDTEEARQASERPLHVIEGPLMDGMNVVGDLFGSGRMFLPQVVKSARVMKQAVAHLEPFMEAEKAGQERQAAGKILMATVKGDVHDIGKNIVGVVLQCNNYEVVDLGVMVPADRILDAAIEHKVDIIGLSGLITPSLDEMTFVAAEMERRGFDIPLLIGGATTSRTHTAVKIEPAYRKGSTTYVIDASRAVGVVSGLLSPTDRAKNEAATRDEYIRIREQYARGQEVKARATIEQARDNRWRPDEAQSPAPAPSFLGVRAYEAWDLQDLADHIDWTPFFASWELIGRYPLILEDEIVGEAAQDLFRDAQAMLKRIVEEKWFTAKGVVGFWPANARGDDVIVWTDESRTTEAARFHGLRQQIKKSNGKPNLCLSDFVAEDGADYLGAFAVTAGHGELEKAAEFKAAGDDYSAIMATALADRLAEAFAERLHKEVRTQLWGYVPDEQTSVQDLIEEKYQGIRPAPGYPAQPDHTEKAALFRLLDAGANAGMSLTESYAMTPPASVSGLYFGHPGSHYFGVGKIDRDQVEDYAARKGWDVQTAERWLAPILNYDPAAIGRDDAA comes from the coding sequence ATGCGTCCTGTCTTCATCAACGTCGGCGAGCGGACCAACGTCACCGGCTCGGCCAAGTTCAAGAAACTGATCATCGCGGGCGACTATCCCGCCGCCCTGTCGGTCGCGCGTCAGCAGGTTGAGGCGGGCGCCCAGATCATCGACGTCAACATGGACGAGGGCCTGCTGGACGGTCCCGCCGCCATGCGCACCTTCCTGAACCTGATCGCGGCCGAGCCCGACATCGCGCGGGTGCCGATCATGATCGACTCTTCCAAATGGGAGGTGATCGAGGCGGGCCTGAAGTGCGTGCAGGGCAAGCCGATCGTCAACTCGATCAGCATGAAGGAGGGCGAAGATGCCTTCCGACACCATGCCGTCCAGTGCCTGCGCTACGGCGCCGCCGTCGTGGTCATGGCCTTCGACGAGGTCGGCCAGGCCGACACCGCCGCGCGCAAGATCGAGATCTGCACCCGCGCCTACAACATCCTGGTCAACGAGGTCGGCTTCCCGCCCGAGGACATCATCTTCGACCCCAATATCTTCGCCGTGGCGACGGGGATCGAGGAGCACGACAACTACGCCGTCGACTTCATCGAGGCGACGCGGGTCATCAAGGCCACCCTGTCCCACGCCCGTGTCTCAGGCGGGGTGTCGAACGTCTCGTTCAGCTTCCGCGGCAATGAGCCGGTGCGCCGGGCGATCCACAGCGTGTTCCTGTATCACGCGATCAACGCTGGTCTGGACATGGGCATCGTCAACGCCGGCGACCTGCCCGTCTATGACGACATCGACGCCGAACTGCGCGAGGCGGTCGAGGACGTGATCCTCAACCGGCCACAGCGCACCAATGTGTCCAACACCGAGCGGCTGGTGGACATGGCGCCCCGCTACAAGGGCGAGAAGGGCGCGGCCAAGGTCGTGGACCTGAGATGGCGCGACGCCCCGGTCGCCAAGCGCATCGAACACGCCCTCGTCCACGGCATCACCGACTACATCGTCGAGGACACCGAAGAGGCCCGACAGGCGTCCGAGCGCCCGCTGCACGTCATCGAAGGCCCGCTGATGGACGGCATGAATGTGGTCGGCGACCTGTTCGGCTCGGGACGGATGTTCCTGCCCCAGGTGGTGAAGTCGGCGCGGGTGATGAAGCAAGCCGTGGCCCACCTCGAGCCCTTCATGGAGGCCGAGAAGGCCGGTCAGGAGCGGCAGGCGGCGGGCAAGATCCTGATGGCCACGGTCAAGGGCGACGTTCACGACATCGGCAAGAACATCGTCGGCGTCGTGCTGCAATGTAACAACTATGAGGTCGTCGATCTGGGGGTCATGGTTCCCGCCGACCGCATTCTGGACGCCGCCATTGAGCACAAGGTCGACATCATCGGCCTGTCGGGCCTGATCACGCCGTCGCTGGACGAAATGACCTTCGTCGCCGCCGAGATGGAGCGGCGCGGCTTCGACATTCCCCTGCTGATCGGGGGCGCCACGACCAGCCGGACCCATACGGCGGTGAAGATCGAACCGGCCTATCGCAAGGGCTCGACCACCTATGTCATCGACGCCAGCCGGGCCGTCGGCGTGGTCTCGGGCCTGCTGTCTCCAACCGACCGGGCGAAGAACGAAGCGGCCACTCGCGACGAATACATCCGCATCCGCGAGCAATACGCCCGTGGGCAAGAGGTGAAGGCCCGCGCCACCATCGAACAGGCGCGCGACAACCGCTGGCGGCCCGACGAGGCGCAAAGCCCTGCCCCGGCGCCGTCCTTCCTCGGCGTGCGCGCCTATGAGGCGTGGGACCTTCAGGATCTGGCCGACCACATCGACTGGACGCCCTTCTTCGCCAGTTGGGAGCTGATCGGCCGCTATCCGCTGATCCTGGAGGACGAGATCGTCGGCGAGGCGGCGCAGGACCTGTTCCGCGACGCCCAGGCCATGCTGAAGCGCATTGTCGAGGAGAAGTGGTTCACGGCCAAGGGCGTCGTCGGCTTCTGGCCCGCCAATGCCCGCGGCGACGACGTGATCGTCTGGACCGACGAGAGCCGCACGACCGAGGCCGCCCGCTTCCACGGCCTGCGCCAGCAGATCAAGAAGTCCAACGGCAAGCCGAACCTGTGCCTGTCCGACTTCGTCGCCGAAGACGGCGCCGACTATCTGGGCGCCTTCGCCGTCACCGCCGGTCACGGCGAGCTGGAAAAGGCCGCCGAGTTCAAGGCGGCGGGCGACGACTATTCCGCCATCATGGCCACGGCCCTGGCCGACCGTCTGGCCGAGGCCTTCGCCGAGCGGCTGCACAAGGAAGTCCGCACCCAGCTGTGGGGCTACGTTCCCGACGAACAGACCTCGGTGCAGGACCTGATCGAGGAGAAGTATCAGGGCATCCGCCCCGCCCCCGGCTATCCGGCCCAGCCCGACCACACGGAAAAGGCTGCGCTGTTCCGTCTGCTGGACGCAGGCGCCAACGCCGGGATGAGCCTGACAGAATCCTATGCCATGACCCCCCCGGCCTCAGTCAGCGGCCTCTACTTCGGCCATCCGGGCAGCCACTATTTCGGCGTCGGCAAGATCGACCGCGATCAGGTCGAGGACTACGCCGCCCGCAAGGGCTGGGACGTGCAGACCGCCGAGCGCTGGCTGGCGCCGATCCTGAACTACGATCCGGCCGCCATCGGACGAGACGACGCCGCCTGA
- a CDS encoding peroxiredoxin → METDSMTDTPLLRPLRINEAAPDFAARTTRGQRRLSDYRGHWLAFFSHPADFTPVCTSEFIALARRQADFTAIGCELLGLSVDSLYSHLAWLKDIRDRFGVTVEFPIIEDPSMVIAQAYGMIDPAAPDSASVRATFVIDPNGVVRAISWYPMNVGRSVEELLRLITALQTADREGASAPEGWTPGAPLLQAAPTDFGDVLAGDDAWYYRPGPK, encoded by the coding sequence ATGGAAACCGACTCGATGACGGACACGCCTTTGCTGCGGCCGCTGCGGATCAATGAGGCGGCGCCGGATTTCGCCGCACGCACGACGCGCGGCCAGCGCCGGCTGAGCGACTATCGCGGGCATTGGCTGGCCTTCTTCTCGCATCCGGCGGATTTCACCCCGGTCTGCACCAGCGAGTTCATCGCCCTGGCCCGGCGTCAGGCGGACTTCACGGCGATCGGCTGCGAGCTGCTGGGCCTGTCGGTCGACAGCCTCTATTCTCACCTGGCGTGGCTGAAGGACATCCGCGACCGTTTCGGCGTGACGGTGGAGTTTCCGATCATCGAAGACCCCTCAATGGTCATCGCTCAGGCCTATGGCATGATCGACCCGGCGGCGCCCGACAGCGCCTCGGTGCGCGCCACCTTCGTCATCGACCCGAACGGGGTGGTGCGGGCGATCAGCTGGTATCCGATGAACGTCGGCCGTTCGGTCGAGGAGTTGCTGCGGCTGATCACGGCCCTGCAGACGGCGGATCGGGAAGGGGCCTCTGCGCCCGAAGGCTGGACGCCGGGGGCGCCTTTGCTTCAGGCGGCGCCGACCGACTTTGGCGACGTGCTGGCGGGCGATGACGCCTGGTATTATCGGCCGGGGCCGAAATGA
- a CDS encoding homocysteine S-methyltransferase family protein, translating to MTSPLTRPDRIAALHAAAKERILVLDGSWGVMIQRRELTEEDFRGERFHDHSHPQKGNNDLLILTRPDIIADLHDVYYAAGADISETNTFSSTTIAQADYGLEDAVYDLNYEGARIAREVADRWTEKEPHKPRFVAGAIGPTNRTLSLSPDVNDPGYRAVTYDEVYEAYKQQARALHHGGVDLFLIETVFDTLNCKAAIKAIKDLEDEGLEPLPLWISGTITDRSGRTLSGQTAEAFWNSIRHARPFAVGFNCALGAELMRPHIAELSRVADTLVSAYPNAGLPNAMGQYDEQPHETAHFLEEWAQSGLVNIVGGCCGTTPDHIRHVAEEVADVPPRVVPERPVALRLSGLEPFELVS from the coding sequence ATGACGTCTCCCCTGACCCGCCCCGACCGGATCGCCGCCCTGCACGCGGCGGCGAAAGAGCGAATCCTGGTGCTTGACGGCAGCTGGGGCGTGATGATCCAGCGCCGCGAGCTGACGGAAGAGGACTTCCGCGGCGAGCGCTTCCACGACCACAGCCATCCGCAGAAGGGCAACAACGATCTGTTGATCCTGACGCGCCCGGACATCATCGCCGACCTGCACGACGTCTATTACGCCGCCGGGGCCGATATTTCGGAGACGAACACCTTCTCCTCGACCACCATCGCCCAGGCCGACTACGGGCTGGAAGACGCGGTCTATGACCTGAACTATGAAGGCGCCCGCATCGCACGCGAGGTCGCCGACCGCTGGACCGAGAAGGAGCCGCACAAGCCCCGCTTCGTCGCCGGCGCCATCGGCCCGACCAACCGCACCCTGTCGCTGAGCCCCGACGTCAACGACCCCGGCTATCGCGCCGTCACCTATGACGAGGTCTATGAGGCCTATAAGCAGCAGGCCCGCGCCCTGCACCACGGCGGCGTCGACCTGTTCCTGATCGAGACGGTGTTCGACACCCTGAACTGCAAGGCCGCGATCAAGGCGATCAAGGATCTGGAGGACGAAGGGCTGGAGCCCCTGCCCCTGTGGATCTCGGGCACCATCACCGACCGTTCGGGCCGCACGCTGAGCGGCCAGACGGCGGAAGCCTTCTGGAACTCGATCCGCCACGCCAGGCCGTTCGCCGTCGGCTTTAACTGCGCCCTGGGCGCCGAGCTGATGCGGCCCCACATCGCCGAACTGAGCCGGGTGGCCGACACCCTGGTCAGCGCCTATCCGAACGCGGGCCTGCCCAACGCCATGGGCCAGTATGACGAACAGCCGCACGAAACGGCTCACTTCCTCGAGGAATGGGCGCAGTCGGGTCTGGTCAACATCGTCGGCGGCTGCTGCGGCACCACCCCCGACCATATCCGCCACGTCGCCGAAGAGGTCGCGGACGTGCCCCCGCGCGTTGTGCCGGAGCGCCCGGTCGCCCTGCGCCTGTCGGGCCTAGAACCGTTCGAGCTCGTGTCGTGA
- the metF gene encoding methylenetetrahydrofolate reductase [NAD(P)H], whose protein sequence is MAPSSLAEARALLLSPLGPVARAGSNRNAVNVSFEFFPPKTDAAEANLWSAIRRLEPLNPAFVSVTYGAGGSTRERTHRTVQRIISETTLRPAAHLTCVEASRAEVDEVIEGYKAIGVDHIVALRGDPPGSAGIGGAYTPRADGYANATELTAALGRIGGFEVTVGAYPEKHPESPSIDHDIEVLKAKVDAGATRAVTQFFFDIEAFLRFRDRVRAAGVTIPLIPGVMPVTNFAGLQRMTAACGAALPDWLAGHFDGLDDDPETRKLLAASIAAETCARLQEEGFSDFHFYTLNRAELVYAICRVLGVRETKAVA, encoded by the coding sequence ATGGCCCCCTCCTCTCTCGCCGAAGCCCGCGCCCTACTGCTGTCGCCGCTAGGCCCAGTCGCGCGCGCCGGATCGAACCGCAACGCCGTCAACGTCTCGTTCGAGTTCTTCCCGCCCAAGACCGACGCGGCCGAGGCCAATCTGTGGTCGGCGATCCGGCGGCTGGAGCCGCTGAACCCGGCCTTCGTCTCGGTCACCTACGGCGCGGGCGGCTCGACGCGCGAGCGGACGCACCGCACCGTCCAGCGCATCATCAGCGAAACGACCCTGCGCCCCGCCGCCCACCTGACCTGCGTCGAGGCGAGCCGCGCCGAGGTCGATGAAGTCATCGAAGGCTATAAGGCCATCGGCGTCGATCACATCGTCGCCCTGCGCGGCGACCCGCCTGGCTCCGCAGGCATCGGCGGCGCCTATACGCCGCGCGCCGACGGCTACGCCAACGCCACCGAACTGACCGCCGCCCTCGGTCGCATCGGCGGGTTCGAGGTCACGGTCGGCGCCTATCCGGAAAAGCACCCGGAAAGCCCGTCGATCGACCACGACATCGAGGTGCTGAAGGCCAAGGTCGACGCAGGCGCGACGCGCGCGGTGACCCAGTTCTTCTTCGACATCGAGGCCTTCCTGCGCTTCCGCGACCGGGTGCGGGCGGCGGGCGTGACCATTCCTCTGATCCCCGGCGTCATGCCGGTGACCAACTTCGCGGGACTGCAACGGATGACGGCGGCGTGCGGCGCGGCCCTGCCCGATTGGCTGGCAGGCCACTTCGACGGGCTGGACGACGACCCGGAGACGCGCAAGCTGCTGGCCGCCTCCATCGCCGCCGAAACCTGCGCCCGCCTTCAGGAAGAGGGCTTTTCGGACTTCCACTTCTACACCCTGAACCGGGCCGAGCTGGTCTATGCGATCTGCCGGGTCCTGGGCGTGCGCGAAACCAAGGCTGTTGCGTAG
- a CDS encoding 2-hydroxyacid dehydrogenase: MTQRPAVLIMQRHLAPLSAFLEGAYEVYCFWEGPPIEAAGDIRALIVAGEFELDKDLIERLPNLSLVACFTAGYDGIDVAWCRARGLPVTHAPGVNHEDVADHAIGLILASRRQIAEGDRAVRAGEWSLSSRSITTSLSGQRLGIVGLGHIGEAVARRAEVMRMDVRWWGPRAKEAAWPRADSLIALARDSDILVVACRADESNRGLISQDVIDALGPLGLLVNVARGQLVDEDAVIAALREGRLGAAALDVFAEEPTDAARWAGVPNTVLTPHTGGATTEAVQGMLMLLLHNLSAHFANEPLQTPVAD; encoded by the coding sequence ATGACCCAGCGTCCCGCCGTCCTGATCATGCAGCGGCATCTGGCCCCGCTGAGCGCCTTCCTGGAAGGCGCCTACGAAGTCTATTGCTTCTGGGAAGGCCCGCCGATCGAGGCCGCCGGCGACATTCGCGCCCTGATCGTCGCCGGCGAGTTCGAGCTCGACAAGGATCTGATCGAGCGCCTGCCGAACCTGTCGCTGGTCGCCTGCTTCACCGCTGGATATGACGGCATCGACGTCGCGTGGTGCCGCGCGCGCGGCCTGCCCGTCACCCATGCGCCCGGCGTAAACCATGAGGACGTGGCCGACCACGCCATCGGCCTGATCCTCGCCTCACGCCGTCAGATCGCCGAGGGCGACCGCGCCGTCCGTGCGGGCGAATGGAGCCTGTCCAGCCGCAGCATCACCACATCTCTGAGCGGTCAGCGTCTGGGAATCGTCGGTCTGGGCCACATCGGCGAGGCCGTAGCGCGGCGCGCCGAGGTCATGCGCATGGACGTCCGCTGGTGGGGGCCCCGCGCCAAAGAGGCCGCCTGGCCCCGCGCCGACAGCCTGATCGCCCTGGCGCGCGATTCGGACATTCTTGTCGTCGCCTGCCGCGCGGACGAGAGCAACCGGGGGCTCATCTCTCAAGATGTCATCGATGCGCTTGGGCCTTTAGGTCTGCTGGTCAACGTCGCGCGCGGGCAACTGGTGGACGAAGACGCCGTCATCGCCGCCCTGAGAGAGGGCCGCCTGGGCGCCGCAGCACTCGACGTCTTCGCTGAGGAGCCGACCGACGCGGCGCGTTGGGCGGGCGTGCCCAACACCGTCCTGACGCCCCATACCGGCGGCGCCACGACCGAAGCGGTGCAGGGCATGCTGATGCTGCTCCTGCACAATCTGTCCGCCCACTTTGCGAACGAGCCGCTGCAGACGCCTGTCGCAGACTGA
- a CDS encoding DUF5615 family PIN-like protein, whose amino-acid sequence MDAQLPPALAEWLGGQGHDAVHAMNSVGVHAPDSAVWDAAKREDRVIVTKDRDFAVWASARRAGPQVVWLRLGNATTHSLLAWLEPRWPSILALLLEETRLVEVRA is encoded by the coding sequence GTGGACGCGCAACTGCCTCCCGCCCTGGCCGAATGGCTAGGGGGCCAGGGGCATGACGCTGTTCACGCCATGAACTCGGTCGGCGTTCATGCGCCGGACTCCGCCGTCTGGGACGCTGCGAAGCGCGAAGACCGCGTCATCGTCACCAAGGACCGAGACTTCGCCGTCTGGGCGTCGGCCCGCCGGGCTGGGCCCCAGGTCGTCTGGCTGCGTCTCGGCAACGCCACGACCCACTCTCTGCTGGCCTGGCTTGAACCACGCTGGCCGTCCATCCTGGCCCTCCTACTCGAGGAAACACGTCTGGTGGAGGTTCGAGCATGA
- a CDS encoding ArsR/SmtB family transcription factor — translation MTRGDVDLERLKAAAPEAAELLRQLANANRLLILCHIAQEERSVGQLEQELGLRQPGLSQQLAELRQSGLVKTRRESRSIYYSLADERAQGVMAMLFEIFCQDPAALAERLHQAPAPEPTRPAGDAARFARILPPRA, via the coding sequence ATGACGCGTGGCGATGTCGATCTGGAGCGGTTGAAGGCCGCCGCGCCCGAGGCGGCCGAACTGTTGCGGCAACTGGCCAACGCCAACCGCCTGCTGATCCTGTGCCATATCGCGCAGGAAGAGCGTTCCGTCGGCCAGTTGGAACAGGAGCTGGGTCTGCGTCAGCCGGGCCTGTCGCAGCAGCTGGCCGAACTGCGCCAGTCGGGTCTGGTGAAGACCCGGCGGGAATCCCGCTCCATCTACTACTCCCTCGCCGACGAGCGGGCGCAAGGGGTGATGGCCATGCTGTTCGAGATCTTCTGCCAGGACCCGGCGGCCCTGGCCGAAAGACTGCATCAGGCGCCCGCGCCGGAACCCACGCGGCCTGCAGGCGACGCAGCCCGGTTCGCCCGGATCCTTCCTCCGCGCGCGTGA
- a CDS encoding TIGR01244 family sulfur transferase, with the protein MDIRTLEDRLHVSPQILPEEVPTAAAQGYRAIISNRPDAEEPGQPMTEDIRAAAEAAGLPFVHIPVRGGAMTPDDVARFKAALAELPQPILGYCRSGTRTTFLWALSQAGERPAEEIVALAAAAGYDVSPLGPRLEG; encoded by the coding sequence ATGGACATCCGCACCCTGGAAGACCGCCTGCACGTCTCGCCGCAGATCCTGCCTGAGGAGGTCCCGACGGCGGCCGCCCAGGGCTATCGCGCCATCATCTCCAACCGCCCCGACGCCGAAGAGCCGGGCCAGCCGATGACTGAGGACATCCGCGCCGCCGCCGAGGCCGCGGGCCTGCCCTTCGTCCACATCCCGGTGCGCGGCGGGGCCATGACCCCCGACGACGTGGCCCGCTTCAAGGCGGCGCTGGCCGAACTGCCCCAGCCCATCCTCGGCTACTGCCGCTCGGGCACCCGCACCACCTTCCTGTGGGCCCTGTCGCAGGCAGGCGAGCGCCCGGCCGAAGAGATCGTCGCCCTGGCCGCCGCCGCCGGCTACGACGTCTCGCCGCTCGGCCCGCGCCTGGAGGGCTGA
- a CDS encoding ArsR/SmtB family transcription factor produces MTLTADQTVEALRAAGEPTRLRVLSLLAAEELSVMELSRVLDQSQPRVSRHLKLMADAGLIERFPDGARVFYRLSHDALSRRLIDTVLDLLDDGEGEADHRRLEEVRKERAIDAARYFEQIAPQWDQMRSLYVCESAVEAAVERAAGPGPFDRVVDLGTGSGRMLTLFGKKAKMSVGLDLSQNMLNIARANVSKAGLDKVELRHGDIFSTRLPHESADLVIVHQVLHYLADPAAAVAEAARLVMPGGKLLIVDFAPHAFEHLREAHQHRRLGFPDAEIREWLTEAGLTPSAPIALPPDTEGLTVHIWTGERAASPVRKTA; encoded by the coding sequence ATGACACTGACTGCTGACCAGACCGTAGAAGCCCTGCGCGCCGCCGGCGAACCGACCCGCCTGCGCGTCCTGTCCCTGCTGGCTGCGGAGGAGCTGTCGGTGATGGAGCTGTCGCGGGTTCTGGACCAGAGCCAGCCGCGCGTCTCGCGCCATCTGAAGCTGATGGCCGACGCGGGTCTGATCGAGCGGTTTCCCGATGGCGCGCGCGTCTTCTACCGTCTGTCGCACGACGCCCTGTCGCGGCGGCTAATCGACACCGTGCTGGACCTGCTGGACGACGGCGAGGGCGAGGCCGACCATCGCCGCCTGGAGGAGGTGCGCAAGGAGCGCGCCATCGACGCCGCCCGCTACTTCGAGCAGATCGCGCCTCAGTGGGACCAGATGCGCAGCCTCTATGTCTGCGAAAGCGCGGTCGAGGCGGCGGTCGAACGCGCCGCTGGTCCCGGCCCGTTCGATCGGGTGGTCGACCTGGGCACCGGTTCGGGCCGGATGCTGACCCTGTTCGGCAAGAAGGCAAAAATGTCGGTGGGCCTGGACCTGTCGCAGAACATGCTGAACATCGCCCGCGCCAACGTCTCCAAAGCCGGGCTGGACAAGGTCGAGCTGCGCCACGGCGACATCTTCTCGACCCGCCTGCCGCACGAGAGCGCCGACCTGGTGATCGTCCATCAGGTGCTGCACTACCTGGCCGATCCCGCCGCCGCCGTGGCCGAAGCCGCGCGTCTGGTCATGCCGGGCGGCAAGCTGCTGATCGTCGATTTCGCCCCGCACGCCTTCGAGCACCTGCGCGAGGCGCATCAGCACCGTCGCCTGGGCTTCCCCGACGCTGAAATCCGCGAATGGCTGACCGAGGCGGGCCTGACGCCCTCGGCGCCTATCGCCCTGCCGCCCGACACGGAAGGGCTAACCGTTCACATCTGGACCGGCGAACGCGCCGCGAGCCCCGTCAGAAAGACCGCCTGA